In Lycium ferocissimum isolate CSIRO_LF1 chromosome 7, AGI_CSIRO_Lferr_CH_V1, whole genome shotgun sequence, the sequence CACTTCCGAAACTGGGGACTTCAATGTATAAATGCTTTCCACACATCGGACTTTCACATACTTCTAAAGGAGATAAAAGGCCGGGGAGATCAATTTGGGTAGACTGCAATTCCCTTCTTTTAGGAAGAAATTCAACAAGAACTCCTTTTGCTTGGATAAAAACTTGTATAGGATTTACAACTTTGATGTGCCTTGATAGCGCATACTCTTTTGTATAGGCGAGATGTCATTCTCTCGCATATGATATAATTTTTTGTGAGCTAAATAGAAGTCCTACATATCTTGATGAATGGAGCCTGTTCCATTTAAAAGTAGGTGCACGGAGCCATGCTCTTCTGCTGTGtattgattttatatttatatgtgtgtgtgtgtgtgtgtgctgCCTCTCTAGTTTTAGAGATGGTGGagttggataaaaaaaaaaaaaaaaattcctaaatACTCTTAACTGTTATCGCACAAGCAACGTTTCAGGTAAATACTCGAGCCATTCAAAGGCAATTATGTTGTAAATATTGATATATATCAGGAGCATTCTTTTTCTCTAATTCAATATTATAAAGAGAACTATACATCAGCAGTAACAGTAACATTTTGTAATTCGCAAGAAGCTCCTTGGTGTCTACTGTAGTAAGTACTGCTTTTGTTTTTACTGAGCCAAACACAAAGATGAGGAAGATCCTGCTAAACAAGAACTGAACAAGGTTCTGAGATAAAGCAGAAGGCAAATTAGTATTGCTACTACATTTTGTAGACTCTATCCAAAATGAAATTTCTATCGCAATAAATTATACATTAAAACCAGCATCAAAAGCCAAAAGAGCAAATCTTGGTGTTTAGTATTAAGTTTCGGCAGATGATACTTGATAGCAAGCATGATGTCCAACATCTAAGAAATGTTTTGAGTAGTCTTTATATGTGCTTCACTTTTGGCATTAGCAAAACATAAATGAAGTATACCAGTTGACAGTTATAGAAAGTTCAATGATGCTGACTATTAGATCTCTTTGACAGTTCTGTCAGCAGAAGAGGAAAGCAAACATAGGGTTCAACACACTTCGGTAAATGAGTGATTTGTTGGAAATTGGAATAAAAACTCTCATCAGATTAAGATGTCCTCCTCCGTTCTTTTTGTCaaacttaaattttcaaaacataattaataaggataatttagtaaaataaaatCCTTATAAATTGTTTGTTAAGGGGAGTATCAAGTCAATAAGGACAAAGTAAAAAGGAACTGAAAAAGTAGTCGATTGTTTGATTGATTGTGGTGCACTGCACTAAAGCTATCCTCTTTAAGGAAATTTTACCAAGTCCTGGTATTCCGCCAAGACTTGTGTACAAATCATTCTAAAGTTTCAACGCGATTTATACCAACACATTTGTACTAAAACCCTAGCAATTTGCGAAGATTTGTGAACAATTTGTTTCAAAGTACCACACTATTTGTACTCGTCTTGGTGAACTGCCAGGATTTGCAGCCAGGGGCAGATTTAGAAGGTGCTGAGGGTGTCCATCCGAACACTCTCGGCAAAAAattttaatgtatatatatggtagattttctgtgtttatatacatatattaacttttgcatatcctgaacaaatgcaaaaggttagctcaagtgattcagggtgttcaaaattgccTCTAATATCCTAGGTTTAATTTCCAgggacaacattattttttatatctaacttttgttgttttttccaAACCCCTAAGTGAAAATCCTGAATCCACCCCTTTTTGCAGTGAGGTAAGTCTTTTGCTATCTATCTGAACTTCTACGAGGACAGCTATGTTCTGACCCGCAAATCATTTTTGTTAAACTTATTCCAACAAATAGAGCCATCACTGACAGGAATTCAGACATCTCGAAAAGTAAAACCATGTACCATGTTGGAAGATTCAAATGTGTTCCATTTTGCATGCAATGAACAAATCACCATAACAAGGAATGAAGTACGGAAAACTTGACGGGGCTAACAATTCCAATTTTGTCAAGAAAAATTGTGCACATCAcctgtacacatatacataacacaTTCTGGTCAGTCCATAATTTACAACAAACAATGGGCCTAATTTCTTCACAGGGGAGTAAATACACAGCTGAATCCTTGTACTCAAAGAAGGAAGACCTATGTAAAGTATTGTAAACTAGCGACAACCAAACCCACCCGCCTTCATTTCCCACAACCACCAGCCCCAACTTTCTCAACACTCCTGACAGAAAGTACAAATATTTACTCCCCCAAAAAATGTACAACCAGCAAATAGCAAATTTCTATAACCGCTATAACTTTTTTCTGCTACCCGTAATCCGCTCCGAGTGTTATATTTGTAAAAAGTCAATCTTCCAAACCATTATCTATTCTTGAAGAAATTGAGATCCCAACGACGCCACAATCCATCTATCACATTACTTGTTGGGTTCTTTACAACAGTCACAGTGGCTTTAGTACCATCAACCGTGTCAACACTAGACGAACTTTGATTGCTAACAGACGTCTCACGATGAGAAGCTCCATTGCGTTCCACTTCTTTCGCTGATGAAGTGCTATTAGCTGAAGTTACTGATGCTTTTTCAGTACCTGGAACTTGGACTTTGGTGTCTGAATTGTGCCCATTAACAACTACGGCACTAGCACTAATTTCCTTTGAGGGGTTACATTGCTTTACGGTAGACGACTCCTCTCTAGTGTCCTGCAAAGGTTGAGGAAGTTCTTTGACCACATTTGACGACGCTTGTTCTGCAGGAGCAGGTTTAACCTCCAAGTCCTTTAAAGACTCGAGTACGGCTTTCATTAACATCTGATATTTTTGCCACCAGTCAAATGTCAAAGCTGAGAAAGAATACTGAAGCCTATACTAAAGCGATCCAATTCTGTAAAATTCAACATACTTaccctttcttcttcctctacATTACTTGGAAAATCTGCCATATTATCAAGTGGGTATTCTACATAGTCATCATCATCTATTGATGCAGGAACATTGGGACCCAATGGGTCACCATTGGAAAGTTCAAAGCTGATCATTTTTGAAGATGATGGGGCACCGTCGGTTCCAGTACCTTCTtcctgaagaaaaaaaaatgcatggaTTAGTTGCAGCAGCACAATTTACTTTTGCCAAGCTATACTAACATTTCAAATCCGAAAAAGTAATCAGGGCATCCTTGGTCATCATATTCTATTGGAGGCCAAATCGCCAAAGAAACGTgaaatttccataaattctTAAAAGCAGACAAATTCCTTCCAGTTAGAGTGGATATTTTTTTCGACATTGGTAACATTATATTTAAAGTGAATTTGATGAAATGGAAGAGCATTTGAGGAATGTAaacaattcttcttcttcttctttttttttttttttttttttttttttttgggaaaggtAACAAGAGGAATATAAACATTCTAAGAAAGTTTTCCTTGTCTAATTTCCATAGTTAAATAACTCTGAAATTTGTGGTATTACCTGATCTTCAGTCTGGTTATCCTGAGCAGCCATGTCAGAAGGGACCTGAACAAAATGAATTTAACAAGAATGAGACATCAAATATAGTATAGACTATTTTCACGGGTGTGTTATCAAAAAACTGATCTTTTTGCAAAATTGGGCTCACCAATGATTTCATTAACTTAAAAGACGGCAAATATGCAATAGACTTACTGGAAGAGTGGTTTCTTAAGACATGTCTATACACTCATCTGTGTTTCTCCCCACTTGGACACACATAAACCACTCGAAACCCACCAGATGCATTAACTGGGGTTAGCCCAGATCACggttgaaaataaataaataatgactTTTCCTTTATCCCCAGCATCTCCCCTTTTTTTATCTCACCCCCCTTTCCTCCAATGGCGGAGCCACCTTGCTTAAAGGGGTGGAAAATTACATTGTGTAGataggtggaaaaaaaaaaaaaaaaaaaaatgtgttcacttcatttatattttgactccccttagtgaaaatcaTGGCTCCACCAGTGCTTTCCCCATCCACCATCCCTGGGATTCTCCCTGTAGATGCCTACCCCTTCCCTTCCCTTTATGTCACCGGTAACTATCCCTGAAGTAGCCTCTTGCCTCTGACCACTCATTTTCCATCACGAAAACCCTCAGCAGCATGGATATCCCAGCTAACCCTCTCCGTACAAAATATAGAGACGTCATTCTACCCTAAACAGAATTTTCTCAACCTTGACTCAACAAAAAGCAAGTAACATTGGCCCCATACTAAGAGGGTTGGATTCAATTGTTGAACATTTGAAATTGCCACCATCTCCTTGCCGTTATAGTAATGACTGTGGGTATGACTAGCTATCATAGTCTTAACTTGTGACTTGTGGGGAAATCACCTCTGTACTGTAAATGGAGAAGCTTGGATTCAAACGCAAAGGGGGGCACCTCGGATGAaatcctttttctcttttttcttttgggttgaCAAAGTAAAGGTAATTTTATTAAAGCTAGTACCAAGAAGGTATAAAAAGAGCATTACAATGACTCCATTACATCTTTGACACATGGagtacaaaaaatcaaaaagatgtTCCAATTTCTCTATCCTGTGTTCCTTGCAGCAGAAAAACAAGCTATGAATATATTTAGATTTTACTACAGATAGATGttgtttcttttattcaaaacaTCTCTTATTTCTTTCCCACCAAATATTGCACGTTATGGACAATGGGATAGTCCTCCAAATCTGTTTTGGCTTGTCCTATGAATGCCAAAGTTCTTTTGACAGTGCTATGTTAAAAATATAGGTCACAGCAAACTATATATTTTGAATCAGCCACCTTCCAGAACTCGAAGAGAAAGTTAAAGGATATTAAGGTTTTCAACTTCCATGCATTTAGTTACAAGAATGCAAGTCGTAAATGATGAACTATGTGACCACCATCTAAAAGTTTAATCTGCTAAAGAGAGCacacttttatatatttaattatatcTTCAAGACACCGTCCCCTCACGTGAGCCTGATTCGAATTGTGTGATCATCTCATCTACAAGGTCAAGCTGCTAGAAAAAAGCACacaattatatatttaattatgtCTTCAACAGTCAGTAACTACACATTTTCACCCACTCTTTTCAACTTGGACAAGGTATTCAAGCAAACGTGTCCGCATATGAACTTCTTTTCCACCATTTGAATCTGTTCTCTTAAAAGACCGCAGCTTTCTCATAACCTAATGGAGCTCATGCCATCTATTTTGCCAATTATCAAAGCAATAACTGGAAGTTTTTTTTCTGTTACCTCTGTCCGACTCATGGGTCTTTTGGAGCGAACCTGCTTTATTACATCTTCAGTGCTACTAGTTGGTGCAGCTGCAACTGATAACAAATTAAACATGTATCACACACAATACTTGTATggcgtgaagcatcacaataaaacctgtttttcccttttctaaGATGAAAAATTGGAGTAAATGAAACACCCACGACATATCAAAGAGAACAGAAGAGTAATACCATCATGGACATCCTCCATATAGTCCACGTCATGGACTGTACTCCAACTGCCCTGGAAATAATTAGAGTTCAAATCCTGTGAGTGTTATGAGCCTAGCTCCAGCAGCTTCCTCGCACTTGAACCAATCATGACATGGATATTGATAGAGCTATACCTggccaaaataatcttgtcgcATGTCAAAGAATGCAGCCCCACCTTCAACCTCTGGTGGTTGCAAAACATTGTTGAAAAAGATACTTATAGAATCAAAATAAAACTGTGGGCGCGGAGAGTTGTGATCACCATCAAATTTTATAATATTCTTGTCCCCCTGCCAAAATTAAGTTCAATAAACAATAAGAACCAAGACGGATATAATGGCATACGTCATTAGGGAAAAACAGCAATAAATACCAGTTACAAGGAAAAGTGATATAAAAACAAAAGTTAACTGCTTAAAATCTTACGTCCAAAAAAATTGCACATCAATTTCATATAGTACAAATGTTCAAGAGAGAACATATTGCTTCAGTGCATTCAACTTCAGAGATAACAATGCAAGTGTATCGGATAGAATATACATAGAGCATAAAGACTAAAAGAGCATAGCATTAAAGAACTGATGGTCCAGACCCAGTAATCTActtcaagaagaaaaaggaacatTTGAAATGCATTCAAACACATAAGGTATGTAGAAAAAAGAAC encodes:
- the LOC132063404 gene encoding uncharacterized protein LOC132063404 isoform X1; translation: MEQLVNFIIRPPRAEYDPKNDLLDEEFMLKGKWYQRKDLEVKNSRDDVLKCSHYMPLIRPEGKPLPCVIYCHGNSGCRADASEAAIILLPLNITVFTLDFSGSGLSGGEHVTLGWNEKDDLRAVVEYLRTDGNVSLIGLWGRSMGAVTCLMYGAEDPSIAGMVLDSPFSDLVDLMMELVDTYKIRLPKFTVKFAIQYMRRTVQKKAKFDITELNTIKCASEDIVGNFPNQFQVFVGGAFSEVTVAKSCFVPVLLGHAIDDDFIQPHHSDRVFDAYMGDKNIIKFDGDHNSPRPQFYFDSISIFFNNVLQPPEVEGGAAFFDMRQDYFGQGSWSTVHDVDYMEDVHDVAAAPTSSTEDVIKQVRSKRPMSRTEVPSDMAAQDNQTEDQEEGTGTDGAPSSSKMISFELSNGDPLGPNVPASIDDDDYVEYPLDNMADFPSNVEEEERMLMKAVLESLKDLEVKPAPAEQASSNVVKELPQPLQDTREESSTVKQCNPSKEISASAVVVNGHNSDTKVQVPGTEKASVTSANSTSSAKEVERNGASHRETSVSNQSSSSVDTVDGTKATVTVVKNPTSNVIDGLWRRWDLNFFKNR
- the LOC132063404 gene encoding uncharacterized protein LOC132063404 isoform X3 gives rise to the protein MEQLVNFIIRPPRAEYDPKNDLLDEEFMLKGKWYQRKDLEVKNSRDDVLKCSHYMPLIRPEGKPLPCVIYCHGNSGCRADASEAAIILLPLNITVFTLDFSGSGLSGGEHVTLGWNEKDDLRAVVEYLRTDGNVSLIGLWGRSMGAVTCLMYGAEDPSIAGMVLDSPFSDLVDLMMELVDTYKIRLPKFTVAKSCFVPVLLGHAIDDDFIQPHHSDRVFDAYMGDKNIIKFDGDHNSPRPQFYFDSISIFFNNVLQPPEVEGGAAFFDMRQDYFGQGSWSTVHDVDYMEDVHDVAAAPTSSTEDVIKQVRSKRPMSRTEVPSDMAAQDNQTEDQEEGTGTDGAPSSSKMISFELSNGDPLGPNVPASIDDDDYVEYPLDNMADFPSNVEEEERMLMKAVLESLKDLEVKPAPAEQASSNVVKELPQPLQDTREESSTVKQCNPSKEISASAVVVNGHNSDTKVQVPGTEKASVTSANSTSSAKEVERNGASHRETSVSNQSSSSVDTVDGTKATVTVVKNPTSNVIDGLWRRWDLNFFKNR
- the LOC132063404 gene encoding uncharacterized protein LOC132063404 isoform X2; amino-acid sequence: MEQLVNFIIRPPRAEYDPKNDLLDEEFMLKGKWYQRKDLEVKNSRDDVLKCSHYMPLIRPEGKPLPCVIYCHGNSGCRADASEAAIILLPLNITVFTLDFSGSGLSGGEHVTLGWNEKDDLRAVVEYLRTDGNVSLIGLWGRSMGAVTCLMYGAEDPSIAGMVLDSPFSDLVDLMMELVDTYKIRLPKFTVKFAIQYMRRTVQKKAKFDITELNTIKVAKSCFVPVLLGHAIDDDFIQPHHSDRVFDAYMGDKNIIKFDGDHNSPRPQFYFDSISIFFNNVLQPPEVEGGAAFFDMRQDYFGQGSWSTVHDVDYMEDVHDVAAAPTSSTEDVIKQVRSKRPMSRTEVPSDMAAQDNQTEDQEEGTGTDGAPSSSKMISFELSNGDPLGPNVPASIDDDDYVEYPLDNMADFPSNVEEEERMLMKAVLESLKDLEVKPAPAEQASSNVVKELPQPLQDTREESSTVKQCNPSKEISASAVVVNGHNSDTKVQVPGTEKASVTSANSTSSAKEVERNGASHRETSVSNQSSSSVDTVDGTKATVTVVKNPTSNVIDGLWRRWDLNFFKNR
- the LOC132063404 gene encoding uncharacterized protein LOC132063404 isoform X4 — encoded protein: MPLIRPEGKPLPCVIYCHGNSGCRADASEAAIILLPLNITVFTLDFSGSGLSGGEHVTLGWNEKDDLRAVVEYLRTDGNVSLIGLWGRSMGAVTCLMYGAEDPSIAGMVLDSPFSDLVDLMMELVDTYKIRLPKFTVKFAIQYMRRTVQKKAKFDITELNTIKCASEDIVGNFPNQFQVFVGGAFSEVTVAKSCFVPVLLGHAIDDDFIQPHHSDRVFDAYMGDKNIIKFDGDHNSPRPQFYFDSISIFFNNVLQPPEVEGGAAFFDMRQDYFGQGSWSTVHDVDYMEDVHDVAAAPTSSTEDVIKQVRSKRPMSRTEVPSDMAAQDNQTEDQEEGTGTDGAPSSSKMISFELSNGDPLGPNVPASIDDDDYVEYPLDNMADFPSNVEEEERMLMKAVLESLKDLEVKPAPAEQASSNVVKELPQPLQDTREESSTVKQCNPSKEISASAVVVNGHNSDTKVQVPGTEKASVTSANSTSSAKEVERNGASHRETSVSNQSSSSVDTVDGTKATVTVVKNPTSNVIDGLWRRWDLNFFKNR